The following proteins are co-located in the Larimichthys crocea isolate SSNF chromosome XXIV, L_crocea_2.0, whole genome shotgun sequence genome:
- the LOC104931695 gene encoding uncharacterized protein LOC104931695, whose amino-acid sequence MAYRRRRRQHAPPDNSDRHAPNKMEQLAFKYMDMCKVESSTDSDSEISPRWSDTSTMGCVSSAPESGTFRRTLPLTHKPAGRHGIYSLFLDPYDGSSEDSDESNVNVGVSSRRTRQQGKGGGGGCRFSGRSRRFSLHHPASLREVVKHGMRDLATEQEHLLDVQMKCGSDSELWVCERDILPSHSDRDGLKEENANDSTMHTQTMDIELHSQFTDSGLHTTKSSTPQTSGPVTPVEENSSQMLDTSSERSTSPGDLVSLYKRKLGVPGGEVVELGQRKRQCVVNMEEEQGGLCV is encoded by the exons ATGGCATATAGAAGAAGGAGACGACAACACGCACCTCCAG ACAATAGTGACAGACATGCACCCAACAAAATGGAGCAGCTTGCCTTTAAATATATG GACATGTGTAAAGTGGAGTCCAGCACTGATTCCGACTCCGAGATCAGTCCAAGATGGTCAGACACCAGCACTATG GGATGTGTGAGCAGCGCACCAGAGAGTGGGACTTTTCGGCGGACATTGCCGTTGACACACAAGCCTGCAGGAAGGCATGGCATTTATTCTTTG TTTTTGGACCCGTACGATGGAAGCTCTGAGGATTCCGATGAGTCAAATGTCAACGTGGGCGTCTCCAGCAGGCGAACAAGGCAGCAGggaaaaggtggaggaggaggctgtcGGTTCTCTGGCAGGAGCAGGAGATTTAGCCTTCATCATCCTGCTTCCCTCAGAGAAGTTGTGAAACATGGGATGAGAGATCTTGCAACAGAGCAGGAACATCTTTTGGATGTCCAGATGAAATGTGGGAGTGATTCTGAGCTGTGGGTCTGTGAGCGTGACATTCTGCCCTCCCACAGCGACAGGGATGGTCTTAAAGAGGAAAACGCCAATGATTCAACAATGCACACCCAAACCATGGATATAGAACTTCATAGCCAGTTCACTGATTCTGGCTTGCACACTACAAAATCCTCCACACCTCAAACATCTGGACCTGTAACTCCAGTGGAAGAGAATTCATCCCAGATGTTGGATACCTCCTCTGAGAGATCCACCAGCCCCGGTGACCTTGTATCTCTTTACAAGAGAAAGTTAGGTGTCCCTGGaggagaggtggtggagttgggcCAAAGAAAGAGGCAATGCGTCgtcaacatggaggaggagcaggggggaCTCTGCGTCTGA